A single genomic interval of Penicillium psychrofluorescens genome assembly, chromosome: 2 harbors:
- a CDS encoding uncharacterized protein (ID:PFLUO_002554-T1.cds;~source:funannotate), translated as MDPTMPPLDMSAYQPESMKAWLYSSTANGLEKNLHLDMCARAPPAPQGNEVLVRVLSAALNPVDYKFPEVGLPARMVIGMPATPGMDFCGRIVATGPHAKHFKEGQLVFGCPARPTQFGSLAEYIRIPADKIALVPDGVAVDHAAGVAVAGQTAYQSLEGRVKAGEKIAKQMGCHVTTTCSTRNMELCFRLGADEVIDYTAEPDLVAKLVQRKVVFDCILDHVGLPSALYYQGHHFLKEDGAFVQIGMSGLMTLTGRIGWPSFLGGGRRKYVVVMAKYNQRQLVQLGEWLAKGAIQVQLDSVYEFRDAGKAFEKLRSGRARGKIVVHVSDPDEQSMESLGIGL; from the exons ATGGACCCAACAATGCCTCCCTTGGACATGTCTGCGTACCAGCCCGAATCCATGAAAGCCTGGCTCTACTCCAGCACGGCGAATGGCCTCGAAAAGAACCTGCACTTGGACATGTGCGCCCGCGCGCCCCCCGCCCCACAAGGCAACGAGGTCCTGGTGCGAGTACTCTCCGCAGCCCTGAACCCCGTGGACTACAAGTTTCCCGAAGTAGGCCTGCCGGCACGAATGGTTATCGGCATGCCTGCGACGCCAGGCATGGACTTTTGTGGGCGGATCGTGGCGACGGGTCCCCACGCGAAACATTTCAAAGAGGGCCAACTGGTCTTCGGATGTCCGGCGCGGCCGACGCAGTTCGGCTCGCTGGCGGAGTATATCCGTATTCCGGCGGATAAGATTGCGCTTGTACCGGATGGCGTTGCGGTGGACCATGCAGCTGGTGTCGCTGTTGCGGGACAGACGGCATATCAGAGCCTGGAGGGGCGTGTGAAGGCTGGAGAGAAG ATCGCGAAGCAGATGGGGTGCCATGTTACGACGACGTGCTCGACGCGGAATATGGAGCTGTGTTTCCGTTTGGGTGCAGACGAGGTGATTGATTACACGGCGGAGCCAGATCTGGTGGCGAAACTGGTGCAGCGGAAGGTGGTTTTTGACTGTatccttgatcatgttgGCTTGCCTTCGGCGCTGTACTACCAGGGCCATCATTTTCTCAAGGAAGATGGGGCGTTTGTGCAGATTGGGATGTCGGGTTTGATGACCTTGACCGGACGAATCGGGTGGCCTTCCTTTCTTGGTGGTGGGCGGAGGAAGTATGTGGTTGTGATGGCAAAGTATAATCAGAGGCAACTTGTGCAGCTTGGGGAGTGGCTGGCGAAGGGCGCGATTCAGGTGCAGCTGGATAGCGTGTATGAGTTCCGGGATGCAGGGAAAGCCTTTGAGAAGCTTCGATCGGGTCGTGCGAGGGGGAAGATTGTGGTACATGTTAGCGATCCGGATGAGCAGAGCATGGAATCATTGGGAATTGGGCTTTGA
- a CDS encoding uncharacterized protein (ID:PFLUO_002557-T1.cds;~source:funannotate), giving the protein MSNQTPDNWEDDLSQQTQGVNLNAQGRPQAQAPSFQPGSASFTPGASSFVPGQQYQQYGGHPYAQYGQQYGGYPQQQAYGQYGAAYNQQPGGYNQYYNQQQQQYGGYNQQPPQNFPVAAPQQSAPAQSAPPPASNAAPPKAKVLSIGATSSSAAPKTKVLSIGTPSPAPAASASGANTTKDTKGAAAAEAGAKVTASKAIDKTENKADAKAAAAGNSSPAPSSGRSSPGRASPSRAEVAKAARDVDAVAKSQQADVDEATLKEIYGEKREHVNVVFIGHVDAGKSTLGGSLLYCTGMVDDRTMEKYKKEAKEAGRETWYLSWALDLTNEERAKGKTVEVGRAFFKVQIPSPDGPIERQFSILDAPGHKSYVPHMIGGASQADLGVLVISARKGEYETGFEKGGQTREHALLARNTGVEKLVLVVNKMDDPTVDWSKARYDECTVKVLKFLEALGYKKADIFCMPISAQRTIGIKDRVPKDLAPWYDGPSLLEFLTEFKLPERKVNAPFMMPISAKYRDMGTMAEGRIESGVIKKNGTYLMMPNRTEIQVSALYGETEDEIPNATCGDQIRLRLRGVEEDDFFPGFVLCSPKRPVHCVSAFEAKIRILELKSILSAGFNCVLHVHSAIEEVTFAALLHKLEPGTGRKSKRPPPFASRGQTIIARLEVTSTAGAVCVEKFEDYQQLGRFTLRDQGQTIGIGMITKLISSETDTA; this is encoded by the exons ATGTCGAACCAGACTCCCGATAACTGGGAGGATGATCTCTCCCAGCAGACCCAGGGTGTCAACCTGAACGCACAGGGCCGCCCTCAAGCCCAGGCGCCCAGCTTTCAGCCCGGTTCCGCTTCTTTCACGCCCGGTGCCTCTTCGTTTGTCCCCGGCCAGCAGTACCAGCAGTACGGTGGCCACCCGTACGCTCAATATGGTCAACAGTACGGTGGATATCCTCAGCAACAAGCGTACGGCCAGTACGGAGCCGCATACAACCAACAGCCCGGTGGCTACAACCAATACTACaaccaacagcagcagcaataCGGTGGCTATAATCAACAGCCTCCTCAGAACTTTCCTGTAGCCGCACCGCAGCAATCTGCCCCAGCTCAGTCTGCTCCCCCACCTGCTTCGAACGCCGCCCctcccaaggccaaggtccTGTCGATTGGCGCTACTTCATCAAGCGCGGCTCCCAAGACGAAGGTCCTCTCTATCGGCACTCCCTCCCCCGCCCCTGCCGCCAGCGCTTCGGGAGCCAACACAACAAAGGATACCAAGGGTGCAGCGGCTGCCGAGGCTGGTGCCAAAGTGACTGCTAGCAAGGCCATTGACAAGACGGAAAACAAGGCGGACGCgaaggctgctgccgctgGTAACTCCTCGCCTGCTCCATCTTCGGGCCGTTCGAGCCCAGGGCGCGCCAGCCCCTCTCGAGCCGAAGTGGCCAAGGCTGCTCgtgatgttgatgctgttgCCAAGTCGCAACAGGCGGATGTCGACGAGGCAACGCTAAAGGAAATTTATGGCGAAAAGAGAGAGCACGTCAATGTCGTGTTCATCGGCCACGTCGACGCTGGCAAGTCCACCCTGGGTGGCTCTCTGCTCTACTGCACTGGCATGGTGGATGACCGGACAATGGAGAAGTacaagaaggaggccaaggaggccggtCGAGAGACCTGGTACCTCTCGTGGGCATTGGATTTGACCAACGAGGAGCGCGCCAAGGGTAAGACCGTTGAGGTCGGCCGTGCCTTTTTCAAAGTCCAAATTCCGTCACCAGATGGTCCCATTGAACGTCAGTTCTCCATTCTGGACGCTCCCGGTCATAAGTCCTATGTGCCCCACATGATTGGTGGTGCCTCTCAAGCAGATCTTGGTGTGCTGGTTATCTCGGCCCGAAAGGGTGAGTATGAGACTGGCTTTGAGAAGGGTGGCCAGACTCGTGAGCACGCACTTCTTGCGCGGAACACTGGTGTTGAGAAGCTCGTTCTGGTTGTGAACAAGATGGACGACCCCACCGTGGATTGGAGCAAGGCTCGGTACGACGAGTGCACGGTCAAGGTCCTGAAGTTCCTGGAGGCTCTTGGCTACAAGAAGGCGGACATCTTCTGCATGCCTATCTCAGCTCAACGCACTATCGGAATTAAAGATCGAGTGCCCAAGGATCTGGCGCCATGGTATGATGGACCCTCGCTGCTTGAATTCCTTACGGAGTTCAAACTTCCCGAGCGTAAGGTCAACGCTCCTTTCATGATGCCGATTAGCGCAAAATACCGAGACATGGGTACCATGGCAGAGGGTCGCATCGAATCGGGTGTGATCAAGAAAAACGGCACTTATCTGATGATGCCCAACCGCACGGAGATCCAGGTCTCCGCTCTGTATGGTGAAACTGAAGACGAGATTCCGAACGCGACCTGCGGTGACCAAATCCGCCTGCGGCTGCGTGgtgtggaagaagacgatTTCTTCCCTGGCTTCGTTCTTTGCTCGCCGAAGCGCCCTGTTCACTGCGTCTCTGCTTTTGAGGCCAAGATTCGTATCCTAGAGTTGAAGAGCATTCTCTCCGCTGGTTTCAACTGCGTGCTCCACGTCCACTCTGCTATCGAAGAAGTCACATTTGCTGCCCTCCTTCATAAGCTTGAGCCTGGCACCGGCCGCAAGAGCAAGCGCCCACCCCCCTTCGCCAGCAGGGGCCAGACGATCATTGCCCGCCTCGAGGTCACCAGCACTGCCGGTGCGGTTTGCGTTGAGAAGTTCGAGGATTACCAGCAGCTTGGACGATTCACTCTGCGTGATCAG GGACAAACCATTGGTATTGGCATGATCACCAAGCTCATCAGCAGCGAAACCGACACCGCTTGA
- a CDS encoding uncharacterized protein (ID:PFLUO_002560-T1.cds;~source:funannotate), giving the protein MIPQQSSERPPENARHQFRTPSRPASHTGDISTTSKSNTSKRARSPASSLLSRAHKRSSLSTPRAQPTLTQIDFVTQPGPDDDQLAYINEPVSRDDIQNIAASTAGDGSDDDLDYRPPPARPARSAKEQSVKRRTSFGINSRDAGRNSVQKSATPRASVKFRGGRKSIEKPGTKRDKTLTQMDFVRRYITIDDDEDDVNMGYIEPFPRRNVGQEAQPLPPVKAETERRGPGQASPERNRRVHDVEVDLSTGEPISESGGTHDSEVHNDEPASVNPVTPQKPRRLEIPSSQSPESPGLAFITSSQFRSATRSPLKQKTSNLIQHPPEPIKEESPAPQLLQDDGNESVAKNLTFDFPKVSSSLPPQLPTSTRVSSAASSTPRDDERRVEHPKSERTVVYETDAETDYGDSEDDEGSLKNEAGMLSQPNEPSKDDATTQTSSTSQQDDSQEYPLPTMPPNTERDFGSTVEPSSDASVCYQRLHPATQFPHEPIPALNTQKLSELFSHEGSARYPKASPRRPSPQRLPGPLPQTQTQTQSQDAGKTSTEVVPESSPIRGQEINMDLPEHLFRRPPAPDPVVQVESSQAVDRGSSRPGVLSRSQLLTSSVMESVPLPNFWMGSQDSVGEPYSLPEG; this is encoded by the coding sequence ATGATACCACAACAGAGTTCCGAACGCCCACCAGAGAACGCTCGCCATCAATTTCGCACACCCAGCAGACCCGCCTCACACACTGGCGACATATCTACGACCTCGAAAAGCAATACCTCGAAGCGAGCCCGGTCTCCGGCATCATCATTGCTCTCGAGAGCCCACAAGCGGAGCTCGTTATCAACTCCCCGGGCACAGCCCACGCTCACCCAGATCGACTTTGTAACGCAGCCTGGGCCAGATGACGATCAACTCGCATACATCAACGAACCCGTCTCTCGAGATGATATCCAAAACATCGCGGCCTCTACGGCAGGAGATGGCTCAGACGATGATCTTGACTATCGCCCGCCGCCGGCTCGACCAGCCCGCAGTGCCAAAGAACAAAGTGTCAAACGCAGAACAAGCTTTGGGATCAACAGCCGAGATGCCGGTCGGAACAGTGTACAAAAAAGTGCAACCCCGAGAGCAAGTGTAAAGTTCAGAGGTGGTCGAAAATCCATCGAGAAGCCGGGTACGAAACGAGACAAGACCCTCACGCAGATGGACTTTGTACGGCGGTACATCACAatcgatgatgacgaggacgatgtgAATATGGGATACATCGAGCCTTTTCCCCGGAGGAATGTTGGTCAGGAGGCACAACCTCTCCCACCTGTCAAAGCAGAAACTGAACGCCGTGGGCCTGGTCAGGCTTCTCCAGAACGCAATCGCAGGGTTCATGACGTGGAAGTGGATCTGTCCACAGGAGAGCCTATATCAGAATCAGGCGGTACCCATGACAGCGAGGTGCACAATGACGAGCCGGCATCTGTGAATCCGGTTACACCGCAGAAGCCTCGGAGACTCGAGATTCCATCCTCACAGTCACCAGAAAGTCCTGGACTCGCATTTATTACCTCATCTCAATTTCGCAGCGCTACACGGTCTCCTCTAAAACAAAAGACTTCGAACCTTATACAGCACCCTCCCGAGCCCATCAAGGAGGAATCTCCAGCACCCCAGCTCTTGCAGGACGACGGGAATGAATCAGTTGCCAAAAATTTGACGTTTGACTTTCCCAAAGTGTCGAGCTCTCTTCCACCACAACTCCCTACATCTACTAGGGTCAGTTCGGCTGCTTCATCCACACCCAGAGACGATGAACGCCGAGTTGAACATCCGAAGAGCGAGAGGACTGTGGTCTATGAAACGGATGCCGAGACCGACTATGGCGActccgaagatgatgaaggctCCTTGAAAAATGAAGCTGGGATGCTTTCTCAGCCAAATGAGCCGTCAAAGGACGATGCTACAACGCAAACCAGCTCAACATCTCAACAGGACGACTCCCAGGAGTATCCTTTGCCGACCATGCCGCCGAATACGGAGCGGGACTTCGGTTCGACGGTCGAACCCTCATCAGATGCCTCAGTCTGTTATCAGAGGCTACATCCAGCTACTCAGTTCCCTCACGAACCTATTCCGGCGCTGAATACGCAAAAGCTCTCCGAGCTATTTTCCCACGAGGGCAGTGCTCGCTACCCGAAAGCTAGCCCGCGGCGACCATCTCCTCAACGCCTCCCGGGACCACTGCcacagacccagacccaAACGCAAAGTCAGGATGCAGGGAAAACATCAACTGAAGTCGTGCCGGAATCGTCTCCCATTCGGGGCCAAGAGATCAACATGGACTTGCCCGAACACCTCTTCCGGCGGCCTCCTGCGCCCGACCCCGTGGTGCAGGTGGAATCTTCGCAGGCTGTTGATCGAGGTAGCTCGCGGCCGGGGGTGTTGTCACGGAGCCAGCTGCTGACGTCCAGCGTGATGGAGAGTGTTCCGTTGCCGAATTTCTGGATGGGCAGTCAGGACAGCGTGGGCGAACCGTACAGTCTGCCGGAGGGATAG
- a CDS encoding uncharacterized protein (ID:PFLUO_002556-T1.cds;~source:funannotate) encodes MATSSAQAPVATNASSYLDLGITLALNSWPALSLAVQSNWGGPTSSDKRDWLCGALSDMLSERPETDAEDLEDVLIQVMNDEFDVVVDDESAGNVAAEIMEMKMQTARGEFGPIRQMWENYQQKSQQKAGGGGGAEMFKKVEARDEDQETDDEEDSDDAEGMDVDMNDAPALVRAPREKVEPEIDEDGFTKVVGKTRR; translated from the coding sequence ATGGCCACATCCTCCGCCCAAGCCCCTGTGGCCACAAACGCCTCCTCTTACCTCGACCTCGGAATCACACTAGCCCTGAACAGCTGGCCGGCGCTTTCGCTAGCAGTGCAATCAAACTGGGGCGGGCCAACATCAAGCGACAAGCGCGACTGGCTCTGCGGTGCGCTCTCCGATATGCTCAGCGAGCGGCCGGAGACTGATGccgaggacctggaggaTGTGCTGATCCAGGTGATGAACGACGAGTTCgacgtggtggtggacgacgAGAGCGCAGGCAACGTTGCGGcggagatcatggagatgaagatgcagACGGCGCGCGGCGAGTTTGGGCCTATTCGGCAGATGTGGGAGAATTATCAACAGAAGAGTCAGCAGaaggctggtggtggtggtggtgcggaGATGTTTAAGAAGGTGGAGGCTAGGGACGAGGATCAGGagacggatgatgaggaggatagtGATGATGCTGAGGGGATGGATGTTGACATGAACGATGCGCCTGCTTTGGTGAGAGCGCCGAGGGAGAAGGTCGAGCCGGAGATTGATGAAGATGGGTTTACTAAGGTCGTGGGGAAAACGAGGCGTTGA
- a CDS encoding uncharacterized protein (ID:PFLUO_002558-T1.cds;~source:funannotate) has protein sequence MNYAIRSGITITATYAMSQSSRLLKSVDGKEREELLLLQQRLESKIQVISPAIDMIELIAARGNTSLESAVALTKSLRWDIQALGQRIGKAAASEEKLKKGSKSPQDRSQIHAEIKHIVDDIKALLVRIEDAVPLMNLAITTSGAKLSTNLPATVSPSRLLQASTFLTSGDTQYSMSQSQSQAVQIGPTFTLSMYMLFAGHLRPHDEESMREATWKEVMHKAKLKVRRVPMNLYYDLGGQGQRSQFLGQAGVDEYAYQVLIIEDLDDGRVHTFEDNEPQPQSYEGLMMAGIREILPIHQISKIFYADTGKILNISTDGETNNPVLLLKRDLNALPPRRMMERDGVEEEEEPTEHEEPEDEEQAQLDAQLNGAGGPTSASFNSLHEDFIPEEWRLPPGLDPEWIAFEVYNEDSSSDSESEAEITQAPTTDSPVERMAKLSIKDDRHNSSLSPSPSPSTRKNLSRRPPAAPETTTVSNPLFENIRTSLSLLETLLRLTSLQQFQQQSHLSISDELLNFFLEESSSTGAGGDEQHRQRLRSEARRRVGWDPYDESPVKRRGEDYQYGWMPGSPSGYPGEGGDELYSPGGGSPGLRLRSRENTPETVAQQQQRASTGVKSERRQPSGLRGVTPAYNDDYDSGFREASSPLARKSGSVSKDKKGAGSGTAE, from the exons ATGAACTATGCCATTCG CTCGGGCATTACGATTACGGCGACTTATGCCATGAGCCAGTCGTCGCGTCTGCTGAAA AGTGTAGATGGCAAAGAGCGGGAAGAGCTGCTATTATTGCAGCAACGCCTGGAAAGCAAGATTCAAGTCATTTCACCTGCAATTGACATGATTGAACTGAT TGCTGCTCGGGGGAACACGTCACTAGAGTCTGCTGTCGCTCTCACAAAATCTCTTCGCTGGGATATCCAAGCTCTTGGACAGCGGATAGGCAAAGCAGCCGCATCCGAAGAAAAACTGAAGAAAGGATCGAAATCTCCACAAGATCGTTCCCAAATCCATGCAGAGATCAAGCACATcgtcgatgatatcaaggCCTTGCTAGTCCGCATCGAGGATGCAGTACCGCTCATGAACCTAGCCATCACTACATCCGGCGCAAAACTGTCGACCAATTTACCAGCAACTGTGTCTCCTTCGCGACTTCTCCAGGCCAGCACATTTCTTACTTCCGGAGATACTCAATATTCGATGTCACAGTCGCAGTCCCAGGCAGTCCAAATAGGACCGACGTTCACGCTGTCCATGTACATGTTGTTTGCGGGCCACTTGCGGCCCCACGACGAAGAGTCCATGCGCGAGGCGACGTGGAAGGAAGTCATGCACAAAGCAAAATTGAAAGTGCGACGTGTGCCAATGAACTTGTATTATGATCTTGGAGGCCAAGGACAACGGTCCCAGTTCCTCGGACAAGCCGGGGTCGACGAATACGCCTATCAGGTTCTAATCATTGAGGACCTAGACGATGGCCGAGTCCATACTTTTGAAGACAATGAACCTCAGCCACAGAGTTACGAGGGGTTGATGATGGCAGGAATACGAGAGATTCTGCCAATCCATCAGATTTCTAAGATCTTTTACGCCGACACGGGTAAGATCTTGAATATCAGTACTGATGGAGAAACGAATAACCCCGTGCTCCTCTTGAAAAGAGATTTGAACGCCCTTCCACCACGGCGAATGATGGAACGCGAtggcgtggaagaggaagaggagccaACAGAGCATGAGGAGCCGGAAGATGAGGAGCAGGCTCAGCTTGACGCACAACTCAATGGTGCCGGTGGTCCGACCAGCGCCAGCTTTAATTCTTTGCACGAAGACTTCATCCCTGAAGAATGGCGATTGCCGCCAGGATTAGATCCAGAATGGATTGCATTTGAAGTATACAACGAAGACTCCTCGTCTGACTCAGAATCCGAAGCCGAAATAACCCAGGCACCCACTACCGACAGTCCAGTGGAAAGGATGGCCAAGCTATCCATAAAAGACGACCGACACAACTCGTCACTGTCACCgtccccatccccatccacccgAAAAAATCTCTCCCGCCGACCACCCGCCGCCCCAGAAACAACAACAGTTTCCAACCCCCTCTTCGAAAACATCCGCACCTCGCTCTCCCTCCTGGAAACCCTCCTCCGGCTAACCTCCCTCCAACAATTCCAGCAACAATCCCATCTCTCCATCAGCGACGAGCTGCTgaatttcttcttggaggaatcctcctccaccggcgccggcggTGACGAGCAGCACCGCCAGCGCCTTCGCTCCGAAGCCCGCCGCCGCGTGGGCTGGGATCCGTACGATGAAAGCCCCGTCAAGCGCCGCGGTGAGGATTACCAGTATGGCTGGATGCCTGGTAGTCCCTCCGGGTAcccgggagaaggaggcgatGAGCTCTATTCGCCTGGCGGAGGATCTCCGGGCCTGAGGCTGCGCTCGCGGGAGAATACGCCCGAGACGGTGgcgcaacagcagcagcgcgcTTCGACGGGTGTGAAGTCGGAGCGGAGACAGCCCAGTGGGTTGCGTGGTGTTACACCTGCGTATAATGATGACTATGATTCGGGGTTTAGAGAGGCGTCGTCGCCGTTAGCGAGGAAGTCGGGATCTGTGTCCAAGGATAAGAAGGGCGCTGGATCGGGAACGGCGGAGTAA
- a CDS encoding uncharacterized protein (ID:PFLUO_002559-T1.cds;~source:funannotate), producing MDIAYDHIQEEILSAKEHSEGGESKTDLNAELQETFRAFSSSPWGTRIGGLWDNVRKQGESYYEGARQEYAAASEEAAKGFSGLRDTLVDRTRGLSLSTATLTGAAGEGQKDDAATPTESSENTGKGKESVNSEGFISRFKAEAARRLKEIEKAEDAADEAILRFGMSISQKFRDAVSIVPPETDESGRILFESKDADGKRVIHATRFEAQLHVIHSNLESFTKDPSSEQWPEFKKEFNAESKTDEIASDLEKYPELRSAMEKLVPEQVEYADFWTRYYFFRLIVETEEKKRKELLKDANVDEEEEVGWDDDSDSDSPSTPQVRARSQHLAPKDAQNPESNDQQSQPDSESSYDVVSGTVSRNPGSPKEKSPDAKGDDSDEDWE from the exons ATGGACATCGCCTACGACCACATCCAGGAGGAGATTCTCTCCGCCAAGGAGCACAGCGAGGGCGGCGAGTCCAAGACAGACCTTAACGCCGAGCTCCAAGAGACATTCCGCGCCTTTTCCTCCAGCCCATGGGGCACCCGCATCGGCGGCCTGTGGGACAACGTGCGCAAGCAGGGCGAAAGCTACTACGAAGGCGCCCGCCAGGAAtatgccgccgccagcgaAGAAGCTGCCAAGGGCTTCTCGGGTCTGCGGGATACCCTCGTTGATCGGACACGAGGGCTCTCCCTGAGCACGGCGACGCTTACGGGGGCCGCGGGCGAAGGACAGAAGGATGACGCGGCTACACCGACGGAATCGTCTGAAAATACCGGCAAGGGGAAGGAGAGCGTCAACAGCGAGGGTTTCATCTCGCGGTTCAAGGCTGAGGCTGCGCGGCGactcaaggagatcgagaaggccgaagaCGCGGCGGATGAGGCTATCTTGCGCTTTGGTATGAGCATCAGCCAGAAATTCCGCGACGCTGTCAGTATCGTCCCGCCCGAGACGGACGAGTCCGGCAGGATTCTTTTCGAGAGCAAGGATGCCGATGGCAAGAGAGTTATTCACGCGACGCGGTTCGAGGCCCAACTGCACGTCATCCATTCCAACTTGGAGAGCTTCACCAAGGACCCCAGCAGCGAGCAGTGGCCCGAGTTCAAGAAGGAGTTCAATGCCGAGAGCAAGACGGATGAGATCGCCTCCGACCTGGAGAAATACCCCGAGCTTCGGTccgccatggagaagctcGTCCCCGAGCAAGTGGAGTACGCCGATTTCTGGACCCGGTACTACTTCTTCCGCCTCATCGTTGAgaccgaggagaagaagcgaaaggAGCTTTTGAAAG ATGCcaacgtcgacgaagaagaagaggtcggCTGGGATGATGATTCCGACTCGGACTCCCCCTCTACCCCCCAAGTCCGCGCCAGATCCCAGCATCTCGCCCCCAAGGATGCCCAGAACCCCGAGTCGAACGACCAGCAGTCCCAACCCGATAGCGAATCTAGCTATGATGTCGTGAGCGGCACCGTGAGCCGCAACCCGGGCAGCCCCAAGGAAAAGAGCCCAGATGCCAAGGGAGACGACAGTGATGAGGATTGGGAGTAA
- a CDS encoding uncharacterized protein (ID:PFLUO_002553-T1.cds;~source:funannotate) codes for MPARRALISITSASAALFNGKETTGLFISEALHPYKVLVAAGFEVDLSSETGSYTPDWLSQQPDFLNGEDLEIWNDTNSDFRKKLDNMTKAADLDGSEYGLFYASAGHAALIDYPTASALQKIAEQVWANGGIVASVCHGPAIFANLLDTATGEPLIKGKKLTGFTTEAENTMGIMSELRALGTEMVEELAQRLGATYERSAGIWDDFHVVDGRLVTGQNPASAASTAKAAVEVFEKL; via the exons ATGCCTGCCCGCCGTgctctcatctccatcacctcaGCCAGCGCCGCGCTATTCAATGGCAAGGAAACAACCGGTCTCTTCATCAGCGAAGCCCTGCACCCCTACAAAGTCCTGGTGGCTGCCGGTTTCGAAGTAGACCTGTCATCCGAGACAGGCAGCTACACGCCGGACTGGCTGTCTCAGCAGCCAGACTTTCTTAACGGCGAAGACCTGGAGATCTGGAATGACACGAACAGCGACTTCCGGAAGAAGCTCGACAACATGACCAAAGCAGCTGACCTGGACGGATCGGAGTACGGCCTGTTCTATGCCTCCGCTGGCCACGCCGCGCTCATTGACTATCCCACTGCCAGCGCGCTGCAGAAGATCGCCGAGCAGGTTTGGGCTAATGGCGGCATTGTGGCTTCGGTTTGCCATGGTCCTGCTATCTTTGCCAATTTGCTTGACACTGCTACTGGAGAGCCTCTtatcaagggcaagaagctcaCTGGATTTACCACGGAGGCGGAGAACACCATGGGTATTATGAGTGAATTGAGGGCTCTGGGCACTGAGATGGTGGAGGAACTCGCTCAGCGCTTGGGTGCTACTT ATGAACGTTCTGCTGGCATCTGGGATGATTTtcatgttgttgatggtCGCCTGGTGACTGGTCAAAATCCTGCTAGCGCAGCTTCCACCGCAAAGGCGGCCGTTGAAGTTTTTGAAAAGCTCTAG